A stretch of DNA from Synechococcus sp. JA-3-3Ab:
GGGCAACCCCTGGTCAGCCTCTATCACCTGATCAAACTGGCGGACGGGGCAGATCGGCCGCAGGAGGTGCGGGTTCAGGTGAAGCTGCCCCGCCAAGATCCGCGGGTGCCCTCGGTGTACTGGATCTGGAAGTCGGCGGACTGGCAGGAGCGGGAGACCTATGACATGTACGGCATCATCTTTGAGGGACACCCCAACTTGAAGCGGATCTTGATGCCGGAAGACTGGATTGGGTGGCCGCTGCGCAAGGACTATATCACGCCTGACTTCTATGAGTTGCAGGACGCTTACTAGGGGGGATCCCTTAACCGGCTGAGCAGCGTTCGCAGGACGTGAGAGAAATGTGGCCTTTTTTGCTCTTGGCAATCTACGCAGGGGGAGTTTGGTACTCAGCCCGCAAGGCGGATCGCATCTACTCAGGCTCTGGAAAGTGGGCGGTGTCGGCCCTCTGGCCACTGCTGCTCTTGACCAACCGCCAGTTTCGCCAAAATTGGCGTCGTCCCTTGAACAAGTGAGTCTATCCCCATTGGTAAGCCCTTCTAGGCAAGACTTAGGCTTGGGCAATCCGGATTTGCCCTTGTCGCCCTCGCAGGCCGACCGGAGGTTGCCAGAGCTGATCGGCAGCCGCATTCGCGCCCGAGGACCCGTGACCTTTGCCCAGTTCATGGAGTGGGCCCTCTACGAGCCAGGTCTGGGTTACTACGAGCGGGAGCATCTCCCCCTCGGCTGGGACTATCGCACCTCCCCTCACTTGGCGGCGGATTTTGCCCAACTGTTGGCTGAGCAGATCTTCCAGTTCTGGCACATTTTGGGATCCCCTCCCCATTTTGCGGTGATTGAGATGGGGGCGGGCAGCGGGCGCCTGGCCGAAGATTGGCTGGCCTATGTGTGCTCCAATTGGCCCGACTTCTGGCAAGCCCTGGAGTACGGGATCCTCGAGCGCTCTGCTTTTTTGCGGCGGCTACAGCAGGAGCGCTTGGCCGGCTATGGCGAGAAGGTGCGCTGGCTAGAGTGGGACGAGATCCCAGATGGTTCGGTAACCGGCTGTTTTTTTTCCAACGAGCTGGTGGACGCCTTCCCAGTCCATCGGGTGCAGGTGCAGGCGGGGGCCTTGCGAGAAATCTACGTGGATTGGGCGGAGGGGGAGGGCTTCCGAGAAGTGTTAGGGGATCTCTCTACGCCCGCGCTGGAAGCGTACTTTGCCCGCCTGGGGATCCCGATTGCCACCTATCCCTCCGGCTACCAAACGGAGGTCAACCTCAAGGCCCTAGAGTGGCTCCAGCTTCTGGCCCGCAAGCTGCGGCGGGGCTACGTGCTCACCCTTGACTACGGCCACACCGCCCAGCGCTACTACAGCCCCCAGCGCTTCCAGGGCACGCTCCTGGCCTACCGCCAACACGGCACCTACGCGGATCCCTATGTCTGGGTGGGATCCCAAGATCTCACTGCCCACGTGGACTTTACCACCTTGCAGCAGGTGGGGGAGTCTCTGGGGCTCAAGTGCCTGGGCTTCACCCAGCAGAGCTGCTTTTTGGTGAACCTGGGATTGGCGGAAAGGCTGGCCGCCCTCGGCCAAGTTGGCGACGAGGGGGGGGATCTGGGCCAGGTGTTGCAACGGCGACATGCCCTTCACGCTCTGCTGGATCCGCTGGGGTTGGGGAGCTTTGGGGTGTTGCTGCAGGCCAAGGGCTTGAGCGAGGCGGAAGCGGCCCAGCCGCTGCAGGGCTTTGTCGAGCCGGAGCTACACTTATGAACCTCACCTTTTGGGTGGGCCTATCGGCTGCTGCTCTGACCACTGCCAGTTTCTTCCCGCAAGCCTGGAAAACTTGGCATAGCCAAAAGGCGGACGATTTTTCTTGGAGCTACCTGCTGCTGTTTGGGGCAGGGATCCTGATGTGGGATCTGTACGGCCTGTTGCGCCAAGATGCGGTCATCCTGCTTGCCAACACGGTAACCCTGGCGCTGGTGGGAGTGATTATCCTAACCAAACTGAGAACCTCGGCTCGCTAGGGGGAGAGGGGAGTTGCTCTGCATCTGGCCTGGGTTTTAGGCCTTGCTTGCCTAGAACTCCTCCTGACTAAGGGATCCAGGCCAGTGCGCTGCTGCTCAGCGGCAGGCGGCGACGGCTGTTGGGGATCGGCAGCCCATCTTGCAAGTCCACCAGCCACACTTGCCCGCTGCGGATCGCTTGCCCAGTGCGGCTAAAGGGGGCCCAGGGATCCGGGATCTCCTCTTGCAAGGGCTCCAAAAGCGTGTAGGCCAACAGGCGGCCGTCAGGGGAAAGGCTGAAGTCCAGCTCAAAGGGATAGTCGGCCCGCCCCACCTCTACGGTCTTGCCCGCCGGGGCCGCGCCGCCGCTGCCGAACACCACTGCCAGCAAGCGGGGGGACTCGGTGTAGGCCAGAGATGCCAACGCGCCCTCACCAACAAACTCGGCCTCGCTGACCAAGCCGTAAAAGACGGGTGCCCTCGGCGAAAAAGCTCCTTTGGTTACGGATCCCTCGGTAACCCAAATCTCCTCGCTGGTGCCGGTATTGCTGACGATAAAGAGGCTGCGGGTGTAGTCGGGATTGAAGCGCAGCAAAGCCCCGAAAGCCCCATCGGGACGGATGGCCAAGGTTTGGCCGAACTGGGCCAAAAAGCTCTCCGCTGCCGCCCGCGGCTGCAAGGGCACAATCCCCACCCCCTGCCCCTGGGAGATGAGCAGGCTGCTCTCATCAGGGCTGATGAAAAAGTCTCCCCCCAAAGCCGTATCCAGATCCAGCCGCTCAAAGGGATCCCGGCTCCTTTTCTGGATCCACAGTTCCGTCTGGACGGGAGCCAGGGGATCCCGTTGCAGGGGGATCCGCTCCGCTACCACCAGCTCCCCCGTCGGCGAGACCTGGAAGCGCAGGTTTTGGTAGCCCTGGTGGTCCAGCAGCAACCGGGAAGACAGATCCTCCAGATCCAGGCGGTAGAGATCCTGCTGCTGGATGGTGCTGGCGGTGGCAAAGTAGTAGACGAAGCGGCCATCGGCGCTGGGCTGCATCTGGGTAACCTTCAGCCCCGCCGGCGTCAGCAAAGTGGTGGATCCCGTCTCCAGGTTAAAGAGCAACAGCCGCCCCCGTTGGTCTGCTTCCGTGCCGATCCCCAACAACTGCCGATCCGGCGTGCGAAACTCGCCCTCAAAAGGCCGCGCCATGGGCTGGCCCCGCTCATCCACGGCTGCCTGCAGGCGCACCCGGTAGGTCTGGCCGTAGGGGGCCGGCTCTGTCAGCGTCCAAAAAAAGCGGCGGCCCAGCTTGCGCATCCGGCCCGGCAGAGGCGGCTGGATCTCCAGGTTGGCCGCAACGCTGTCCGCATCCATAGGGCGGTTGAAGGTCAGCACCATCTGCAGTTCCTGGGATCCCACCCGCTGCTGTTGCCAGTTAAAGTCCCGCACATAGGGGGCCGTGTGGTTGCCCAGCAAAAATAAGATCACCCCAACCGCCAAGTTGCAG
This window harbors:
- a CDS encoding NAD(P)H-quinone oxidoreductase subunit J; its protein translation is MTEDKAQQKPSSTAEPTEPLATLERGPVSQFLADNGFDHQYLGRDAAGVELLEVERDFLLPVCTALYAYGFNYLECQCGYDLGAGQPLVSLYHLIKLADGADRPQEVRVQVKLPRQDPRVPSVYWIWKSADWQERETYDMYGIIFEGHPNLKRILMPEDWIGWPLRKDYITPDFYELQDAY
- a CDS encoding class I SAM-dependent methyltransferase; translated protein: MSPSQADRRLPELIGSRIRARGPVTFAQFMEWALYEPGLGYYEREHLPLGWDYRTSPHLAADFAQLLAEQIFQFWHILGSPPHFAVIEMGAGSGRLAEDWLAYVCSNWPDFWQALEYGILERSAFLRRLQQERLAGYGEKVRWLEWDEIPDGSVTGCFFSNELVDAFPVHRVQVQAGALREIYVDWAEGEGFREVLGDLSTPALEAYFARLGIPIATYPSGYQTEVNLKALEWLQLLARKLRRGYVLTLDYGHTAQRYYSPQRFQGTLLAYRQHGTYADPYVWVGSQDLTAHVDFTTLQQVGESLGLKCLGFTQQSCFLVNLGLAERLAALGQVGDEGGDLGQVLQRRHALHALLDPLGLGSFGVLLQAKGLSEAEAAQPLQGFVEPELHL
- a CDS encoding SemiSWEET family sugar transporter, giving the protein MNLTFWVGLSAAALTTASFFPQAWKTWHSQKADDFSWSYLLLFGAGILMWDLYGLLRQDAVILLANTVTLALVGVIILTKLRTSAR
- a CDS encoding Ig-like domain-containing protein, producing MSAWPARRFYAALQRGLTQPLDRWVAGITLCNLAVGVILFLLGNHTAPYVRDFNWQQQRVGSQELQMVLTFNRPMDADSVAANLEIQPPLPGRMRKLGRRFFWTLTEPAPYGQTYRVRLQAAVDERGQPMARPFEGEFRTPDRQLLGIGTEADQRGRLLLFNLETGSTTLLTPAGLKVTQMQPSADGRFVYYFATASTIQQQDLYRLDLEDLSSRLLLDHQGYQNLRFQVSPTGELVVAERIPLQRDPLAPVQTELWIQKRSRDPFERLDLDTALGGDFFISPDESSLLISQGQGVGIVPLQPRAAAESFLAQFGQTLAIRPDGAFGALLRFNPDYTRSLFIVSNTGTSEEIWVTEGSVTKGAFSPRAPVFYGLVSEAEFVGEGALASLAYTESPRLLAVVFGSGGAAPAGKTVEVGRADYPFELDFSLSPDGRLLAYTLLEPLQEEIPDPWAPFSRTGQAIRSGQVWLVDLQDGLPIPNSRRRLPLSSSALAWIP